From Onychostoma macrolepis isolate SWU-2019 chromosome 05, ASM1243209v1, whole genome shotgun sequence, one genomic window encodes:
- the rnf214 gene encoding uncharacterized protein rnf214 isoform X2 — protein MHHIVSKTDKTFKLEVKYINAVKGRGLFAKGSICKDEFVVEYRGDIIDDAELQSRRKRYHTSSAAFMFEFKWRGKTWCIDASREDGSFGRIVNDDHKHPNCEMKKIDVNGKIHLCLFALNDIKEGEEITYDYGGEDYPWRTQTTSIAANTKAEGDFDPSPRSQTQMNDATGQNNSPQQILTPLRNENEIFVPRLRQTTIMKDKDLEDSDELFDSTPESSDYYFTDTTSESDFDSDANLIPNQTKLQLLYDELDVDDSGSLSSLDCDTATPEKTHGLASEASGTEEPCSSQNAIDGVVVSAYQKRGVSRVYNKRHYCLYCCKPYAKMARHLEGSHANESDVAKALSFPKSSKERKKQLDYIRNRGNYAHNAAVMESGKGELVPCKRPSKEAQGKDFMHCAYCQGLFARKVLWRHMRTCILQPQSVPLKPGKKRVQSMCIYTGPVPSNMTKQLWEVISVMNLDPITDIIKKDKVIIDIGQHLLNIGGLSVKNKQCVREKMRELGRLVHNARRVTSLKTMEDCVNPKQYMETVKAVKYTCGYESGKFRIPSLAKKLGNSLLQVSKLLKAQGLMSNDEQRVKNASEFQDVHQEKWNEMILDTTLRNIREAKWNVPASDFDSDANLIPNQTKLQLLYDELDVDDSGSQSSLDCDTATPEKTHGLASGTEEPCSSQNAIDGVVVSAYQKKGVRRVYKRHYCLFCCKPYAKMARHLEGSHANESDVAKALSFPKSSKDRKKQLDYIRNRGNYAHNAAVMESGKGELVPCKRPSKEAQGKDFMHCAYCQGLFARKVLWRHMRTCILQPQSVPLKPGKKRVQSMWPVPSNMTKQLWEVISVMNLDPITDIIKKDKVIIDIGQHLLNISGLSAKNKQCVREKLRELGRLVHNARRVTSLKTMEDCVNPKQYMETVKAVKYTCGYESGKFRIPSLAKKLGNSLLQVSKLLKAQGLMSNDEQQVKNASEFQDVHQEKWNEMILDTALRNIREAKWNVPALMPFTEDVQKMHTHLSQVQDEWYKSLSESSSTKAWMELAKVCLAQIILFNRRRGGEVASMPLSVFFSRDTFDPHEGVDWALSEVEKKLCRHFSRIITMGKCGQPVPILLTAKMLCSLELLVKQREPCGVLKDNDYMFARPEAMTHLRGSDCLRGFAKACGAKCPKSLTSTRMRNHAAILSTVLNMTETEMDHLANFLGHDIKIHREFCRLPEKTLQLAKICKVLMAVEQGRLAEFHGKNLDEIVIDPDEKVLESDEDRIIQEGHCSSTVYEPIAEETLPPAERNDMPPPPKRQKPPSPPSGASAVRPCFQGQTTHKKNPWQQTEVQAVERHMMRFITSFTVPGKSDCEKCLMAEPEALKNRDWKNVKFFIYNRITAYKKSLQCK, from the exons ATGCATCATATTGTTTCAAAGACTGACAAAACATTCAAATTAGAGGTGAAGTATATCAATGCAGTGAAAG GACGTGGTCTATTTGCAAAGGGTTCCatttgcaaagatgaatttgttGTTGAATATAGGGGAGATATAATAGACGATGCAGAGTTGCAGAGCAGAAGAAAACGTTACCACACATCCAGTGCTGCATTTATGTTTGAGTTTAAGTGGAGAGGGAAAACATGGTG tatCGATGCCTCTAGAGAAGATGGATCGTTTGGGCGGATAGTTAATGATGACCACAAACATCCAAACTGTGAGATGAAGAAAATTGATGTGAATGGAAAGATACACCTTTGTTTGTTTGCCCTGAATGACATTAAAGAAGGAGAAGAAATTACATATGATTATGGAGGAGAAGACTACCCATGGAGAACACAA ACGACTAGCATTGCTGCTAATACCAAGGCAGAAGGTGACTTTGATCCTTCCCCCAGGTCACAGACTCAGATGAATGATGCTACTGGTCAAAACAACTCTCCTCAACAG ATTTTGACACCGCTccgaaatgaaaatgagatttTTGTACCAAGACTGAGACAGACTACAATA ATGAAAGACAAAGATCTTGAAGATTCTGATGAACTCTTTGATTCTACACCAGAGAGTTCAGATTATTACTTTACAGATACTACTTCTGAAAGTGACTTTGACAGTGATGCTAATCTTATACCAAACCAGACAAAACTTCAGCTTCTTTATGATGAACTGGATGTTGATGATTCTGGCTCACTGAGTTCCCTTGACTGTGACACAGCAACACCAGAAAAAACGCACGGCCTTGCATCTGAAGCATCTGGAACAGAAGAACCATGTTCAAGTCAGAATGCAATAGATGGTGTAGTTGTTAGTGCGTACCAAAAAAGAGGTGTTAGTAGAGTGTACAACAAGAGACATTACTGCTTGTATTGCTGTAAGCCTTATGCTAAGATGGCAAGGCATCTAGAAGGTTCACATGCAAATGAATCTGATGTGGCTAAAGCGCTAAGCTTTCCAAAGAGTTCcaaggagagaaaaaaacagctgGATTATATTCGCAACAGAGGAAACTATGCTCACAATGCTGCTGTTATGGAATCAGGAAAGGGGGAACTAGTGCCATGCAAACGACCATCCAAAGAAGCACAGGGAAAAGATTTCATGCATTGTGCATACTGTCAAGGACTTTTTGCAAGAAAGGTCCTGTGGCGACATATGCGCACTTGTATACTTCAACCTCAATCGGTCCCACTCAAACCAGGAAAAAAACGTGTTCAGTCCATGTGTATATACACAGGGCCTGTGCCTTCAAACATGACTAAACAACTATGGGAAGTAATTAGTGTCATGAATCTTGACCCAATCAcagatataataaaaaaagacaaagtaATTATTGATATTGGTCAGCATTTGTTAAACATAGGTGGGCTATCAGTCAAGAATAAACAGTGTGTGCGAGAGAAGATGCGAGAATTGGGAAGGTTGGTTCACAATGCTAGAAGAGTCACCTCCTTAAAAACAATGGAAGATTGTGTAAATCCAAAGCAGTACATGGAGACTGTCAAAGCTGTCAAGTATACATGTGGTTATGAATCTGGCAAGTTCAGGATTCCATCACTTGCAAAGAAGCTTGGGAATTCTCTGCTTCAAGTAAGCAAACTCTTAAAAGCTCAGGGTTTAATGTCAAACGATGAACAGCGAGTGAAGAATGCCAGTGAGTTTCAAGACGTCCATCAGGAAAAGTGGAACGAAATGATCTTAGACACAACATTGAGGAATATTAGGGAAGCAAAGTGGAATGTGCCTGCAAGTGACTTTGACAGTGATGCTAATCTTATACCAAACCAGACAAAACTTCAGCTTCTTTATGATGAACTGGATGTTGATGATTCTGGCTCACAGAGTTCCCTTGACTGTGACACAGCAACACCAGAAAAAACGCACGGCCTTGCATCTGGAACAGAAGAACCATGTTCAAGTCAGAATGCAATAGATGGCGTAGTTGTTAGTGCGTACCAAAAAAAAGGGGTTAGAAGAGTGTACAAGAGACATTACTGCTTGTTTTGCTGTAAGCCTTATGCTAAGATGGCAAGGCATCTAGAAGGTTCACATGCAAATGAATCTGATGTGGCTAAAGCGCTAAGCTTTCCAAAGAGTTCCAaggacagaaaaaaacagctgGATTATATTCGCAACAGAGGAAACTATGCTCACAATGCTGCTGTTATGGAATCAGGAAAGGGGGAACTAGTGCCATGCAAACGACCATCCAAAGAAGCACAGGGAAAAGATTTCATGCATTGTGCATACTGTCAAGGACTTTTTGCAAGAAAAGTCTTGTGGCGACATATGCGCACTTGTATACTTCAACCTCAATCGGTCCCACTCAAACCAGGAAAAAAACGTGTTCAGTCCATGTGGCCTGTGCCTTCAAACATGACTAAACAACTATGGGAAGTAATTAGTGTCATGAATCTTGACCCAATCAcagatataataaaaaaagacaaagtaATTATTGATATTGGTCAACATTTGTTAAACATAAGTGGACTGTCAGCCAAGAATAAACAGTGTGTGCGAGAGAAGTTGCGAGAATTGGGAAGGTTGGTTCACAATGCTAGAAGAGTCACCTCCTTAAAAACAATGGAAGATTGTGTAAATCCAAAGCAGTACATGGAGACTGTCAAAGCTGTCAAGTATACATGTGGTTATGAATCTGGCAAGTTCAGGATTCCATCACTTGCAAAGAAGCTTGGGAATTCTCTGCTTCAAGTAAGCAAACTCTTAAAAGCTCAAGGTTTAATGTCAAACGACGAACAGCAAGTGAAGAATGCCAGTGAGTTTCAAGACGTCCATCAGGAAAAGTGGAACGAAATGATCTTAGACACAGCATTGAGGAATATAAGGGAAGCAAAGTGGAATGTGCCTGCTCTCATGCCCTTTACTGAAGATGTCcaaaaaatgcacacacatctCAGTCAAGTGCAAGATGAGTGGTACAAATCACTCTCTGAAAGTTCCTCTACTAAAGCCTGGATGGAGCTGGCAAAGGTTTGTCTAGCCCAGATAATTCTCTTTAACCGGCGCAGGGGAGGAGAGGTGGCGAGCATGCCattgtctgtgtttttttcaAGAGACACTTTTGATCCACATGAGGGTGTGGACTGGGCACTGTCCGAAGTAGAAAAAAAACTCTGCAGGCATTTCTCAAGGATTATCACCATGGGAAAGTGTGGTCAACCAGTTCCAATTCTTCTTACTGCAAAAATGCTGTGTTCCTTAGAACTCCTTGTTAAGCAGAGAGAGCCTTGCGGGGTTCTAAAAGACAATGATTACATGTTTGCAAGACCAGAAGCCATGACACATTTACGGGGGTCAGACTGCCTCCGTGGCTTTGCAAAGGCATGTGGTGCAAAGTGTCCCAAATCACTGACATCTACCAGAATGCGAAACCATGCTGCAATCCTTTCAACAGTGCTGAATATGACAGAAACGGAGATGGACCACCTGGCAAACTTTCTTGGGCATGATATAAAAATTCATCGTGAATTCTGTCGACTCCCTGAGAAGACCCTGCAACTCGCCAAGATCTGCAAAGTTCTAATGGCTGTCGAACAAGGAAGATTAGCTGAGTTCCATGGCAAGAACTTGGATGAAATTGTGATAGATCCTGatg AAAAAGTTCTAGAAAGTGATGAAGACAGGATAATACAAGAGGGACACTGTTCATCTACTGTTTATG AACCAATAGCAGAGGAGACACTTCCTCCTGCTGAGAGGAATGACATGCCACCACCACCCAAAAGACAAAAACCACCATCACCACCTTCAGGGGCCAGTGCTGTAAGGCCTTGTTTTCAAG GTCAAACTACCCATAAGAAAAATCCCTGGCAGCAGACAGAGGTTCAGGCGGTGGAAAGGCACATGATGCGATTCATCACATCTTTTACTGTACCAGGAAAGAGTGACTGTGAGAAGTGTTTAATGGCTGAACCAGAAGCTCTAAAGAACCGGGACTGGAAGAACGTGAAATTCTTCATATATAACCGTATTACAGCCTATAAAAAGAGTTTGCAGTGCAAATAA
- the rnf214 gene encoding RING finger protein 214 isoform X3, producing MESEKHTEWSSSLDEDIIQDPVSAVIPPCPSPWSLSAGPWSTESSIPTALNQYAEAQNYSTFIPSTETQSQTLQTEDWTEERCTNTNEDWETDMCALEDCSIELSEQYEALVKQHAAEQEEHNLHVRSMEKTRDDRNHQYQGFIEKIESLQVKLELNSSKTTRKNFMVKRQELTAEKERMEDEKTRLAQELEDTEKKLKMLIEEQNQEKLSWEQEIADLRVEMETLCRQAEQANQTVLQDEIAALEMQKELALSQVEDWIADAEKYLNFLRLNPSQNHLLQRQKWEQNVAIIRSNLVGLKNKFNENHQLLQRGEQLDSLPSVSVPHLPPVPTLEMIMSPLQSPASHPVFNSGLPTTTTSPPIVHPQLHSSITPPQRATPPLSAPSPQTTAYLPVTIGPQSVHVPNIYVPMTAHAPAPQIPMQTISLPQTSSHAPVTPAPQILPQTHVGVPAASAGAFVVLPNNHGASFQPQAAVRLPQTFMPSTSARNSSSPQPLPSNPAPAGKLDKLLERLGSHFPQCTRDQLTRVLQQIKSERGTMAGMSIDDLTQQVALRLAQNQKPPPGPIAPPSGARAFPVSVGLIQRPVAQPPHPMRPHFQPPVAQVFHTRPTQSSTRKFCLMCQNPVDAGSQYNTKCSHNMHKECVSVWLKTSKNNSCPFCPSK from the exons ATGGAAAGTGAAAAACACACCGAGTGGAGTTCGTCTTTAGATGAAGACATAATTCA GGATCCCGTTTCTGCAGTGATTCCGCCGTGTCCTTCCCCATGGAGCCTATCAGCCGGGCCCTGGTCCACTGAGAGCAGCATCCCAACAGCATTAAATCAATATGCTGAAGCGCAAAATTACAGCACGTTTATCCCCAGCACTGAAACACAAAGTCAAACCTTACAG ACGGAGGACTGGACAGAGGAAAGATGTACAAACACAAATGAGGACTGGGAAACAGACATG TGTGCTTTAGAAGACTGCAGTATTGAGCTGAGTGAGCAGTATGAAGCTCTTGTGAAGCAGCATGCAGCGGAGCAGGAGGAGCACAACCTCCATGTCCGCAGTATGGAAAAGACGAGAGATGACAGAAATCATCAGTACCAG ggttttattgaaaaaattgAGTCTTTGCAAGTTAAATTGGAGCTGAATAGCAGCAAGACAACACGGAAAAACTTCATGGTAAAGCGGCAAGAGCTTACTGCAGAGAAAGAGCGAATGGAAGACGAGAAAACAAG actGGCTCAGGAGCTGGAGGACACAGAAAAGAAACTCAAGATGCTGATTGAGGAACAGAATCAAgaaaa GCTGTCCTGGGAGCAGGAAATAGCTGACCTGAGGGTGGAAATGGAGACACTCTGCAGACAGGCAGAGCAGGCCAACCAGACTGTTCTTCAAGATGAG ATAGCTGCGTTAGAGATGCAGAAAGAGCTTGCTCTTTCTCAAGTGGAGGACTGGATTGCAGATGCTGAAAAATATCTGAATTTTCTCAG ATTAAATCCTTCCCAGAACCACCTGCTCCAGCGGCAGAAGTGGGAGCAGAATGTAGCGATCATCCGCAGCAATCTGGTGGGACTAAAG AATAAGTTTAATGAAAACCATCAACTCCTGCAGAGAGGTGAACAGCTGGACAGTTTGCCTTCAGTCTCGGTCCCGCATCTTCCACCAGTGCCTACA TTGGAGATGATAATGAGTCCACTTCAGAGTCCTGCATCCCATCCCGTTTTCAACAGTGGTCTGCCGACTACCACAACTTCTCCTCCTATAGTTCACCCACAACTCCACTCCTCAATCACACCACCCCAAAGGGCCACACCGCCACTTTCTGCCCCATCTCCTCAAACCACAGCATACCTACCCGTCACGATAGGTCCACAATCTGTACACGTTCCAAACATTTATGTTCCCATGACAGCTCATGCACCTGCCCCTCAAATACCCATGCAAACGATCTCCCTGCCTCAAACCTCATCCCATGCTCCTGTCACACCAGCCCCACAGATCCTACCACAGACACATGTAGGTGTTCCAGCTGCCTCAGCAGGCGCCTTTGTTGTATTGCCAAATAATCACGGTGCCAGTTTTCAACCCCAAGCTGCAGTGCGCCTTCCCCAAACATTCATGCCATCTACGTCTGCTCGTAACTCCTCCTCCCCCCAGCCCCTTCCCTCCAATCCTGCGCCAGCAGGAAAACTGGACAAGCTGCTGGAGAGACTGGGCTCACATTTCCCACAATGCACAAG AGATCAGTTGACACGTGTTCTACAGCAAATCAAGAGTGAGCGTGGTACCATGGCTGGAATGTCGATTGATGACCTTACTCAGCAGGTTGCACTGAGACTTGCTCAGAACCAAAAACCG CCTCCAGGGCCTATAGCGCCTCCATCTGGAGCAAGAGCCTTTCCTGTTTCAGTTGGTCTGATTCAGCGTCCCGTAGCCCAGCCGCCACATCCCATGAGGCCTCATTTCCAACCCCCAGTTGCTCAGGTCTTCCACACAAGACCAACACAG tCCTCTACCCGGAAGTTTTGTTTGATGTGTCAGAATCCCGTGGATGCTGGAAGCCAGTACAACACCAAGTGTTCCCATAACATGCACAAAGAA tgtgttagtGTTTGGCTCAAGACCAGCAAGAATAACTCCTGTCCTTTCTGCCCATCCAAGTGA
- the rnf214 gene encoding uncharacterized protein rnf214 isoform X1 yields the protein MESEKHTEWSSSLDEDIIQDPVSAVIPPCPSPWSLSAGPWSTESSIPTALNQYAEAQNYSTFIPSTETQSQTLQTEDWTEERCTNTNEDWETDMSSRISSLKDAMHHIVSKTDKTFKLEVKYINAVKGRGLFAKGSICKDEFVVEYRGDIIDDAELQSRRKRYHTSSAAFMFEFKWRGKTWCIDASREDGSFGRIVNDDHKHPNCEMKKIDVNGKIHLCLFALNDIKEGEEITYDYGGEDYPWRTQTTSIAANTKAEGDFDPSPRSQTQMNDATGQNNSPQQILTPLRNENEIFVPRLRQTTIMKDKDLEDSDELFDSTPESSDYYFTDTTSESDFDSDANLIPNQTKLQLLYDELDVDDSGSLSSLDCDTATPEKTHGLASEASGTEEPCSSQNAIDGVVVSAYQKRGVSRVYNKRHYCLYCCKPYAKMARHLEGSHANESDVAKALSFPKSSKERKKQLDYIRNRGNYAHNAAVMESGKGELVPCKRPSKEAQGKDFMHCAYCQGLFARKVLWRHMRTCILQPQSVPLKPGKKRVQSMCIYTGPVPSNMTKQLWEVISVMNLDPITDIIKKDKVIIDIGQHLLNIGGLSVKNKQCVREKMRELGRLVHNARRVTSLKTMEDCVNPKQYMETVKAVKYTCGYESGKFRIPSLAKKLGNSLLQVSKLLKAQGLMSNDEQRVKNASEFQDVHQEKWNEMILDTTLRNIREAKWNVPASDFDSDANLIPNQTKLQLLYDELDVDDSGSQSSLDCDTATPEKTHGLASGTEEPCSSQNAIDGVVVSAYQKKGVRRVYKRHYCLFCCKPYAKMARHLEGSHANESDVAKALSFPKSSKDRKKQLDYIRNRGNYAHNAAVMESGKGELVPCKRPSKEAQGKDFMHCAYCQGLFARKVLWRHMRTCILQPQSVPLKPGKKRVQSMWPVPSNMTKQLWEVISVMNLDPITDIIKKDKVIIDIGQHLLNISGLSAKNKQCVREKLRELGRLVHNARRVTSLKTMEDCVNPKQYMETVKAVKYTCGYESGKFRIPSLAKKLGNSLLQVSKLLKAQGLMSNDEQQVKNASEFQDVHQEKWNEMILDTALRNIREAKWNVPALMPFTEDVQKMHTHLSQVQDEWYKSLSESSSTKAWMELAKVCLAQIILFNRRRGGEVASMPLSVFFSRDTFDPHEGVDWALSEVEKKLCRHFSRIITMGKCGQPVPILLTAKMLCSLELLVKQREPCGVLKDNDYMFARPEAMTHLRGSDCLRGFAKACGAKCPKSLTSTRMRNHAAILSTVLNMTETEMDHLANFLGHDIKIHREFCRLPEKTLQLAKICKVLMAVEQGRLAEFHGKNLDEIVIDPDEKVLESDEDRIIQEGHCSSTVYEPIAEETLPPAERNDMPPPPKRQKPPSPPSGASAVRPCFQGQTTHKKNPWQQTEVQAVERHMMRFITSFTVPGKSDCEKCLMAEPEALKNRDWKNVKFFIYNRITAYKKSLQCK from the exons ATGGAAAGTGAAAAACACACCGAGTGGAGTTCGTCTTTAGATGAAGACATAATTCA GGATCCCGTTTCTGCAGTGATTCCGCCGTGTCCTTCCCCATGGAGCCTATCAGCCGGGCCCTGGTCCACTGAGAGCAGCATCCCAACAGCATTAAATCAATATGCTGAAGCGCAAAATTACAGCACGTTTATCCCCAGCACTGAAACACAAAGTCAAACCTTACAG ACGGAGGACTGGACAGAGGAAAGATGTACAAACACAAATGAGGACTGGGAAACAGACATG tcatCACGAATCAGCTCCCTTAAGGATGCCATGCATCATATTGTTTCAAAGACTGACAAAACATTCAAATTAGAGGTGAAGTATATCAATGCAGTGAAAG GACGTGGTCTATTTGCAAAGGGTTCCatttgcaaagatgaatttgttGTTGAATATAGGGGAGATATAATAGACGATGCAGAGTTGCAGAGCAGAAGAAAACGTTACCACACATCCAGTGCTGCATTTATGTTTGAGTTTAAGTGGAGAGGGAAAACATGGTG tatCGATGCCTCTAGAGAAGATGGATCGTTTGGGCGGATAGTTAATGATGACCACAAACATCCAAACTGTGAGATGAAGAAAATTGATGTGAATGGAAAGATACACCTTTGTTTGTTTGCCCTGAATGACATTAAAGAAGGAGAAGAAATTACATATGATTATGGAGGAGAAGACTACCCATGGAGAACACAA ACGACTAGCATTGCTGCTAATACCAAGGCAGAAGGTGACTTTGATCCTTCCCCCAGGTCACAGACTCAGATGAATGATGCTACTGGTCAAAACAACTCTCCTCAACAG ATTTTGACACCGCTccgaaatgaaaatgagatttTTGTACCAAGACTGAGACAGACTACAATA ATGAAAGACAAAGATCTTGAAGATTCTGATGAACTCTTTGATTCTACACCAGAGAGTTCAGATTATTACTTTACAGATACTACTTCTGAAAGTGACTTTGACAGTGATGCTAATCTTATACCAAACCAGACAAAACTTCAGCTTCTTTATGATGAACTGGATGTTGATGATTCTGGCTCACTGAGTTCCCTTGACTGTGACACAGCAACACCAGAAAAAACGCACGGCCTTGCATCTGAAGCATCTGGAACAGAAGAACCATGTTCAAGTCAGAATGCAATAGATGGTGTAGTTGTTAGTGCGTACCAAAAAAGAGGTGTTAGTAGAGTGTACAACAAGAGACATTACTGCTTGTATTGCTGTAAGCCTTATGCTAAGATGGCAAGGCATCTAGAAGGTTCACATGCAAATGAATCTGATGTGGCTAAAGCGCTAAGCTTTCCAAAGAGTTCcaaggagagaaaaaaacagctgGATTATATTCGCAACAGAGGAAACTATGCTCACAATGCTGCTGTTATGGAATCAGGAAAGGGGGAACTAGTGCCATGCAAACGACCATCCAAAGAAGCACAGGGAAAAGATTTCATGCATTGTGCATACTGTCAAGGACTTTTTGCAAGAAAGGTCCTGTGGCGACATATGCGCACTTGTATACTTCAACCTCAATCGGTCCCACTCAAACCAGGAAAAAAACGTGTTCAGTCCATGTGTATATACACAGGGCCTGTGCCTTCAAACATGACTAAACAACTATGGGAAGTAATTAGTGTCATGAATCTTGACCCAATCAcagatataataaaaaaagacaaagtaATTATTGATATTGGTCAGCATTTGTTAAACATAGGTGGGCTATCAGTCAAGAATAAACAGTGTGTGCGAGAGAAGATGCGAGAATTGGGAAGGTTGGTTCACAATGCTAGAAGAGTCACCTCCTTAAAAACAATGGAAGATTGTGTAAATCCAAAGCAGTACATGGAGACTGTCAAAGCTGTCAAGTATACATGTGGTTATGAATCTGGCAAGTTCAGGATTCCATCACTTGCAAAGAAGCTTGGGAATTCTCTGCTTCAAGTAAGCAAACTCTTAAAAGCTCAGGGTTTAATGTCAAACGATGAACAGCGAGTGAAGAATGCCAGTGAGTTTCAAGACGTCCATCAGGAAAAGTGGAACGAAATGATCTTAGACACAACATTGAGGAATATTAGGGAAGCAAAGTGGAATGTGCCTGCAAGTGACTTTGACAGTGATGCTAATCTTATACCAAACCAGACAAAACTTCAGCTTCTTTATGATGAACTGGATGTTGATGATTCTGGCTCACAGAGTTCCCTTGACTGTGACACAGCAACACCAGAAAAAACGCACGGCCTTGCATCTGGAACAGAAGAACCATGTTCAAGTCAGAATGCAATAGATGGCGTAGTTGTTAGTGCGTACCAAAAAAAAGGGGTTAGAAGAGTGTACAAGAGACATTACTGCTTGTTTTGCTGTAAGCCTTATGCTAAGATGGCAAGGCATCTAGAAGGTTCACATGCAAATGAATCTGATGTGGCTAAAGCGCTAAGCTTTCCAAAGAGTTCCAaggacagaaaaaaacagctgGATTATATTCGCAACAGAGGAAACTATGCTCACAATGCTGCTGTTATGGAATCAGGAAAGGGGGAACTAGTGCCATGCAAACGACCATCCAAAGAAGCACAGGGAAAAGATTTCATGCATTGTGCATACTGTCAAGGACTTTTTGCAAGAAAAGTCTTGTGGCGACATATGCGCACTTGTATACTTCAACCTCAATCGGTCCCACTCAAACCAGGAAAAAAACGTGTTCAGTCCATGTGGCCTGTGCCTTCAAACATGACTAAACAACTATGGGAAGTAATTAGTGTCATGAATCTTGACCCAATCAcagatataataaaaaaagacaaagtaATTATTGATATTGGTCAACATTTGTTAAACATAAGTGGACTGTCAGCCAAGAATAAACAGTGTGTGCGAGAGAAGTTGCGAGAATTGGGAAGGTTGGTTCACAATGCTAGAAGAGTCACCTCCTTAAAAACAATGGAAGATTGTGTAAATCCAAAGCAGTACATGGAGACTGTCAAAGCTGTCAAGTATACATGTGGTTATGAATCTGGCAAGTTCAGGATTCCATCACTTGCAAAGAAGCTTGGGAATTCTCTGCTTCAAGTAAGCAAACTCTTAAAAGCTCAAGGTTTAATGTCAAACGACGAACAGCAAGTGAAGAATGCCAGTGAGTTTCAAGACGTCCATCAGGAAAAGTGGAACGAAATGATCTTAGACACAGCATTGAGGAATATAAGGGAAGCAAAGTGGAATGTGCCTGCTCTCATGCCCTTTACTGAAGATGTCcaaaaaatgcacacacatctCAGTCAAGTGCAAGATGAGTGGTACAAATCACTCTCTGAAAGTTCCTCTACTAAAGCCTGGATGGAGCTGGCAAAGGTTTGTCTAGCCCAGATAATTCTCTTTAACCGGCGCAGGGGAGGAGAGGTGGCGAGCATGCCattgtctgtgtttttttcaAGAGACACTTTTGATCCACATGAGGGTGTGGACTGGGCACTGTCCGAAGTAGAAAAAAAACTCTGCAGGCATTTCTCAAGGATTATCACCATGGGAAAGTGTGGTCAACCAGTTCCAATTCTTCTTACTGCAAAAATGCTGTGTTCCTTAGAACTCCTTGTTAAGCAGAGAGAGCCTTGCGGGGTTCTAAAAGACAATGATTACATGTTTGCAAGACCAGAAGCCATGACACATTTACGGGGGTCAGACTGCCTCCGTGGCTTTGCAAAGGCATGTGGTGCAAAGTGTCCCAAATCACTGACATCTACCAGAATGCGAAACCATGCTGCAATCCTTTCAACAGTGCTGAATATGACAGAAACGGAGATGGACCACCTGGCAAACTTTCTTGGGCATGATATAAAAATTCATCGTGAATTCTGTCGACTCCCTGAGAAGACCCTGCAACTCGCCAAGATCTGCAAAGTTCTAATGGCTGTCGAACAAGGAAGATTAGCTGAGTTCCATGGCAAGAACTTGGATGAAATTGTGATAGATCCTGatg AAAAAGTTCTAGAAAGTGATGAAGACAGGATAATACAAGAGGGACACTGTTCATCTACTGTTTATG AACCAATAGCAGAGGAGACACTTCCTCCTGCTGAGAGGAATGACATGCCACCACCACCCAAAAGACAAAAACCACCATCACCACCTTCAGGGGCCAGTGCTGTAAGGCCTTGTTTTCAAG GTCAAACTACCCATAAGAAAAATCCCTGGCAGCAGACAGAGGTTCAGGCGGTGGAAAGGCACATGATGCGATTCATCACATCTTTTACTGTACCAGGAAAGAGTGACTGTGAGAAGTGTTTAATGGCTGAACCAGAAGCTCTAAAGAACCGGGACTGGAAGAACGTGAAATTCTTCATATATAACCGTATTACAGCCTATAAAAAGAGTTTGCAGTGCAAATAA